In uncultured Bacteroides sp., one genomic interval encodes:
- a CDS encoding DUF4450 domain-containing protein, translating to MLPFLIWGVAVSAQPLASLNDSQRGTQRKLRYTPDGEDFVIINGDKKFNRALYGSHTGFRVETSDVPEFALYLPRMGGNLSFGIVRDSKALSLNKAAYIESRYRAGSRIYTIKDPVLGKGFIRITVLSMYDVDGAVFKIETNNLPGNTFLTWRFGGAADKRFSREGDLGVDPYDSFDLKPEYCVGNVYSIDRNSFTLKFGKKEPRQLKGVFPTNAKLNVATDLPVLDGKLSVVGGKTYYMALQSSNLDKSLDYPILADCFAKSEAARVQLASRIKINTPDPYFNTLGPTLAVAADGIWSGEVWLHGAIGWRMPLSGWRAAYTGDALGWHDRARSHFDAYAASQVINVPAVYPHPTQDSAMNLARSVKKWGTQMYSNGYICRNPRENNKMHHYDMNLCYIDELLWHFNWTGDLAYAKQMWPVITRHLAWEKRNFDPDNDGLYDAYCCIWASDALYYNSGAVTHSSAYNYRANSMAAEIAVKIGEDPKPYADEAKKILNALNARLWISSKGHWAEFQDFMGKKKLHESAAVWTIYHAIDSDIHNPFQGYQATRYVDTEIPHIPVVADGLKDDGYATVSTTNWLPYSWSINNVAFAEVMHTSLAYWQAGRNEEAFKLLKSSVLDGMYLGSSPGNFGQVSFYDAARGECYRDFGDPIGVASRALVQGLFGVLPDAMNGRVLVRPGYPSAWDHASISTPDINFAFKRTNNTETYNVELKFEKQLALELQVRAFSDKIKSVKVNGKDAKWLFVESAAGYPIIKISSPSAKKNKIEIVWGENKLVKSPEVVSVMKGSSYSVNLNCSVKKIYDPQNILANAKISGNNLSGNVIAEAGSHTLFTLVSQGEMEWWMPVNINVKGETKVIAKAFADVNGSTCEPVNMDGVLNDSVSKIFKNEYLMPRSPYTTLQLPKQGIGEWCHPQTTADIDDSGVRSKVRDGILSTTLGVPFRTPAVGNNIAFTSLWKNYPERVSVELKGKASHIYLLLAGTTNHMQSHIVNGIVKVTYKDGSAEVMNLINPDNWCPIEQDYFVDGAAFKLQSPRPYRLHLLSGIVSDNLEKELHIEGVYGRSIKGGAGVLLDLPLNKNKELKSLELGTEANDVIIGLMAATLQR from the coding sequence ATGCTGCCATTTCTCATTTGGGGAGTGGCAGTTTCTGCACAACCATTAGCTTCACTGAATGATTCCCAACGAGGAACTCAACGTAAATTAAGATATACTCCCGATGGGGAAGACTTTGTGATTATTAATGGGGATAAGAAATTTAATCGTGCACTCTACGGCTCTCACACGGGCTTTCGTGTTGAGACGAGTGATGTGCCCGAATTTGCTCTTTATCTTCCACGGATGGGTGGAAACCTTAGCTTTGGAATTGTTCGCGATTCTAAAGCTTTATCACTAAATAAAGCAGCTTATATTGAAAGCCGTTACAGAGCTGGCTCCCGGATATATACTATTAAAGATCCTGTTCTAGGTAAAGGATTTATTCGCATCACAGTTCTTTCAATGTATGATGTCGATGGTGCTGTCTTTAAAATTGAAACGAATAATTTGCCCGGCAATACTTTTTTAACCTGGCGCTTTGGTGGAGCTGCCGATAAACGATTCAGCCGGGAAGGTGATTTGGGTGTTGATCCTTATGACAGCTTTGATCTTAAACCCGAATATTGTGTGGGCAATGTCTATTCAATAGACCGCAACAGTTTTACGCTGAAGTTTGGCAAGAAAGAGCCACGACAGTTGAAGGGTGTATTCCCAACGAATGCAAAATTGAATGTTGCCACAGATTTACCGGTACTGGATGGAAAATTGTCTGTAGTCGGAGGTAAAACATATTATATGGCTTTGCAAAGTTCAAACCTGGATAAATCATTAGATTATCCGATATTGGCAGATTGTTTTGCAAAGTCCGAAGCAGCTCGTGTTCAACTGGCTTCACGAATTAAAATAAATACTCCCGATCCTTACTTTAATACGCTTGGTCCAACACTAGCTGTAGCGGCAGATGGTATATGGAGTGGAGAAGTATGGCTTCACGGAGCAATAGGCTGGCGTATGCCTCTTAGTGGCTGGCGTGCAGCTTATACCGGAGATGCACTGGGCTGGCACGATCGTGCCCGTTCTCATTTCGATGCTTATGCAGCAAGTCAGGTTATCAATGTTCCCGCTGTGTATCCTCATCCTACTCAGGATAGTGCAATGAATCTTGCCCGCTCTGTAAAGAAGTGGGGTACTCAGATGTATAGCAATGGCTATATTTGCCGTAATCCTCGTGAGAATAACAAGATGCACCATTACGATATGAACTTGTGTTATATCGACGAACTTCTGTGGCATTTTAACTGGACGGGAGATTTGGCCTATGCAAAACAGATGTGGCCGGTTATTACTCGTCATTTAGCTTGGGAAAAAAGAAACTTTGATCCGGATAATGATGGATTGTATGATGCTTATTGTTGTATCTGGGCCAGCGATGCCTTGTATTACAACAGTGGAGCGGTTACTCACTCTTCAGCTTATAATTACCGTGCCAACAGTATGGCTGCCGAGATTGCTGTTAAGATAGGAGAAGATCCTAAACCTTATGCTGATGAGGCTAAGAAGATACTGAATGCATTGAATGCCCGACTGTGGATTTCTTCCAAAGGACATTGGGCTGAATTTCAGGATTTCATGGGGAAAAAGAAGCTTCATGAGAGTGCTGCAGTGTGGACTATCTATCATGCAATAGACTCGGATATTCATAACCCATTTCAGGGTTATCAGGCTACCCGTTATGTAGATACAGAGATTCCTCATATTCCGGTTGTTGCAGATGGGTTAAAGGATGATGGCTACGCAACAGTTTCCACAACCAACTGGCTTCCTTATTCATGGTCAATCAATAATGTAGCTTTTGCCGAGGTGATGCATACTTCACTTGCTTACTGGCAAGCCGGAAGAAATGAAGAAGCATTTAAGTTATTAAAGAGTTCGGTACTCGATGGTATGTATCTAGGTAGCAGTCCGGGTAACTTTGGTCAGGTTAGCTTTTATGATGCTGCCCGCGGAGAATGCTACAGGGATTTTGGTGATCCGATAGGAGTTGCCTCCCGTGCACTTGTTCAGGGACTTTTTGGTGTGTTGCCTGATGCAATGAACGGACGAGTATTGGTTCGTCCCGGTTATCCTTCAGCTTGGGATCATGCATCTATTTCCACGCCGGATATCAACTTTGCTTTTAAGCGTACTAATAATACAGAGACTTATAACGTAGAACTTAAATTTGAAAAGCAGCTGGCTTTGGAATTGCAGGTTCGTGCTTTCTCAGACAAAATTAAATCTGTGAAGGTAAACGGCAAAGATGCTAAGTGGTTATTTGTTGAATCTGCTGCCGGATATCCAATAATAAAAATATCTTCTCCTTCTGCTAAAAAGAACAAGATAGAAATTGTTTGGGGAGAAAATAAGCTGGTTAAATCTCCGGAAGTAGTATCTGTTATGAAAGGTTCTTCTTATTCTGTAAATCTGAATTGTTCAGTAAAGAAGATCTATGATCCGCAGAATATTTTGGCGAATGCAAAAATCTCCGGTAATAACTTATCGGGCAATGTAATTGCTGAGGCTGGTAGTCATACACTGTTTACTCTTGTTTCTCAGGGAGAAATGGAGTGGTGGATGCCGGTAAATATTAATGTGAAAGGAGAAACTAAAGTAATAGCTAAGGCATTTGCCGATGTAAACGGCTCAACTTGCGAACCGGTTAATATGGATGGAGTATTGAATGATTCGGTAAGTAAGATATTTAAAAACGAATATCTAATGCCACGTTCACCATATACAACGCTTCAGTTGCCAAAGCAAGGCATTGGTGAATGGTGTCATCCTCAGACAACAGCGGATATTGACGACTCGGGTGTTCGTTCTAAAGTTCGTGATGGAATATTGTCAACCACTCTTGGAGTGCCATTCAGAACTCCGGCAGTGGGTAATAATATAGCTTTTACATCTCTTTGGAAAAACTATCCAGAAAGGGTTTCTGTAGAATTAAAAGGAAAAGCTTCTCATATTTATTTGCTTTTGGCGGGTACAACAAACCACATGCAGAGTCATATAGTAAATGGAATTGTAAAAGTGACTTATAAGGATGGATCAGCAGAAGTGATGAACTTAATTAATCCTGATAACTGGTGTCCTATTGAACAAGATTATTTTGTAGATGGAGCTGCCTTTAAACTTCAGTCACCTCGTCCGTATAGATTACATCTGCTATCGGGCATTGTGAGTGATAACCTGGAAAAGGAACTTCACATAGAAGGTGTTTACGGAAGAAGTATAAAAGGAGGTGCAGGTGTATTACTTGATCTTCCATTGAATAAGAATAAAGAATTAAAGAGTCTGGAGTTGGGAACAGAAGCCAATGATGTGATTATTGGTTTGATGGCTGCAACTCTGCAGAGATAA
- a CDS encoding AraC family transcriptional regulator — translation MTRDYNDLGVDFKYLIVNDMDQKFGLSVNTVGFQSIVPNSPYPLKDHPLGYFFNAQKGRILREYQFVYITKGRGLFTSDSTPETQICKGRLMVLFPGQWHTYHPLIHTGWNEYYIGFEGEMIDNIVKNSFLSPEKQILEVGLNEELVNLFSRAIEVAETDKISSQQYLAGIVLHMLGMILSISKNKIYEIGDMDQKIEQAKIIMNENVFKDVDPEELAMKLNISYSWFRKIFKDYTGYAPAKYFQELKLRKAKQLLVGTSQSVKEISYQLNYTSTEHFFSLFKKRTGFTPLEYRSFGRETELEL, via the coding sequence ATGACAAGGGATTATAACGATTTGGGCGTAGATTTTAAATATTTAATTGTTAATGACATGGACCAGAAGTTTGGTCTGTCTGTTAATACTGTGGGGTTTCAATCTATAGTTCCAAATTCTCCTTATCCTCTGAAAGATCATCCCTTAGGTTATTTTTTTAATGCTCAAAAAGGTCGTATATTAAGAGAATATCAGTTTGTCTATATTACAAAGGGTCGTGGACTTTTCACTTCCGATTCAACGCCTGAAACTCAAATTTGTAAAGGTCGCTTAATGGTTCTTTTCCCAGGACAATGGCACACTTACCATCCTCTAATACATACCGGATGGAATGAATATTATATAGGATTTGAGGGAGAGATGATTGATAACATTGTTAAAAACTCATTTTTGTCGCCAGAAAAGCAAATTCTTGAAGTTGGTTTAAATGAAGAACTGGTAAATCTGTTCTCACGTGCAATAGAGGTTGCAGAAACCGATAAAATATCTTCTCAACAATATCTTGCAGGGATAGTGTTGCATATGCTAGGAATGATTTTATCAATTTCTAAGAATAAAATATATGAAATTGGAGATATGGATCAAAAGATAGAGCAGGCTAAAATTATAATGAACGAAAATGTTTTTAAAGATGTTGATCCTGAAGAGCTTGCTATGAAACTTAATATAAGTTACTCCTGGTTCAGGAAAATATTTAAGGACTATACTGGATATGCTCCTGCAAAATATTTTCAGGAACTGAAGCTGCGTAAAGCAAAGCAACTTTTAGTTGGCACATCTCAATCAGTCAAAGAAATCTCATATCAATTAAATTATACTTCAACCGAACACTTTTTCTCTTTATTTAAGAAAAGAACAGGATTTACGCCACTTGAATATCGTAGTTTTGGTCGTGAGACAGAGTTAGAACTCTAA
- a CDS encoding glycoside hydrolase family 88 protein, with amino-acid sequence MNLKKNLLLGVITLFFVPISAQTKMTPKETAVKIADRILSSTKYEFKNKKTGEIYKSLKNVPLTTDVKVESKYNDWHYTNGVTNIALLELADKIGDKKYDEYVLKNMNFVFNEGNLDYFRKLYDKTLKEGGWKAVREVNWHMIFRGKRLDDNGPMGASLIELQKCHPNKSFLNYINQTADHLNYAEPRLADGTIARLWPHVNTIWADDAFMAISFLSRMGTMTGDEKYFTDAANQILNYTKYLWCPEKNIYYHCYHTDNNEHGAAHWSRANGWVFMAQADLLSRMPKNHPLRDAVIKNFQQQASGVARYQGKNGLWHQLLDKEDSFEEITGTAMFVFGIARGVKEGWLHPDFIYVAEQGLKGMMKLITDNGDVTGICVGTGIMPAITYYYNRPTQENDPMGEGPVLRALVEMIDAPVYTEIKAEQQYDKIVVKK; translated from the coding sequence ATGAATTTAAAGAAGAATTTATTGCTGGGTGTTATCACCCTTTTTTTTGTGCCTATTTCTGCTCAGACAAAGATGACTCCTAAAGAAACTGCTGTGAAAATTGCTGATCGTATTTTAAGCAGTACTAAATATGAGTTTAAAAATAAAAAGACAGGAGAGATATATAAGTCACTTAAAAATGTGCCTCTTACGACTGATGTTAAAGTTGAAAGTAAATATAATGATTGGCATTATACAAATGGTGTAACAAACATTGCTTTACTTGAATTAGCAGATAAGATTGGCGATAAAAAGTATGATGAATATGTCTTAAAAAATATGAATTTCGTATTTAATGAAGGAAATCTTGATTATTTCAGGAAACTATATGATAAGACATTAAAGGAAGGAGGATGGAAAGCGGTTCGTGAAGTAAACTGGCACATGATATTCCGTGGAAAACGCCTTGACGATAATGGCCCAATGGGAGCAAGTTTAATAGAACTTCAGAAGTGTCATCCCAATAAATCATTCTTGAATTATATTAATCAGACTGCTGATCATTTAAATTATGCAGAGCCTCGTTTGGCAGATGGAACTATAGCACGCCTTTGGCCGCATGTTAATACAATCTGGGCTGATGATGCTTTTATGGCTATATCTTTCTTGTCTAGAATGGGTACAATGACTGGCGATGAAAAGTATTTTACTGATGCTGCTAACCAGATTTTGAATTATACTAAGTATTTGTGGTGCCCTGAGAAAAATATATATTACCACTGTTATCATACTGATAATAATGAGCATGGAGCTGCTCATTGGAGTCGTGCAAATGGATGGGTATTCATGGCACAGGCAGATCTTCTTTCCAGAATGCCTAAGAATCATCCGCTGCGTGATGCTGTGATTAAGAATTTCCAGCAACAAGCTAGTGGTGTAGCTCGTTATCAGGGTAAAAATGGCCTATGGCATCAGCTTCTTGATAAAGAAGATTCATTTGAAGAAATTACTGGTACTGCAATGTTTGTCTTTGGTATTGCTCGTGGTGTTAAAGAAGGATGGTTGCATCCTGATTTTATTTACGTTGCCGAACAGGGACTTAAAGGAATGATGAAATTAATAACAGATAATGGTGATGTTACTGGTATCTGTGTAGGTACCGGAATTATGCCTGCTATCACATATTATTATAATCGTCCTACTCAGGAAAATGATCCAATGGGAGAAGGTCCTGTTTTAAGGGCGCTGGTTGAAATGATTGATGCTCCTGTTTATACAGAAATAAAAGCAGAGCAACAATATGATAAAATAGTAGTGAAGAAATAA
- the rhaD gene encoding rhamnulose-1-phosphate aldolase produces MKSILENNPALAKQVAEVAEVAGYLWQKGWAERNGGNITINITDVVTDEIKGMKAISGKMQIGTTLPNLKGCYFFCKGTNKRMRDLARFPMENGSVIRICDDCASYEIIADQVVLPTSELPAHLSMHNYLIGSGSSYKAAMHTHPIDLVAMTHNPAFLEKDVLTKLLWSMIPETRAFCPRGLGIIPYKLPSSLELADATVKELAEYDVVMWEKHGVCAVGENVMEAFDMVDTLSKSAQIYLTAKSMGFEPTGMADELMEELKVAFNLPK; encoded by the coding sequence ATGAAATCAATTTTAGAAAATAATCCAGCTCTTGCCAAGCAAGTTGCTGAAGTTGCTGAAGTTGCTGGATACCTTTGGCAAAAAGGTTGGGCAGAACGTAATGGTGGTAATATTACTATCAATATTACAGATGTAGTTACTGATGAGATCAAAGGAATGAAGGCAATTAGTGGCAAAATGCAGATTGGAACAACTCTTCCAAACTTGAAAGGTTGCTATTTCTTCTGTAAAGGAACTAACAAACGTATGCGCGACTTGGCTCGTTTCCCAATGGAAAACGGTTCCGTTATTCGTATATGTGATGATTGTGCCAGTTATGAGATTATTGCTGATCAGGTAGTTCTTCCTACTTCAGAACTTCCTGCTCACTTGTCAATGCATAACTATTTAATTGGTAGCGGATCTAGCTATAAAGCAGCTATGCACACACACCCAATTGATTTAGTAGCAATGACTCACAATCCTGCATTCCTGGAAAAAGATGTACTTACAAAACTACTTTGGAGTATGATCCCAGAAACAAGAGCATTCTGTCCAAGAGGATTGGGTATTATTCCTTATAAATTACCTAGTTCACTTGAATTAGCTGATGCTACAGTTAAAGAACTTGCTGAATATGATGTTGTAATGTGGGAAAAGCATGGTGTTTGCGCTGTAGGCGAAAACGTAATGGAAGCATTTGATATGGTTGACACACTTTCTAAATCAGCTCAGATATACTTGACAGCAAAATCCATGGGTTTTGAACCTACAGGTATGGCTGATGAATTGATGGAAGAGTTGAAAGTTGCTTTCAATTTGCCTAAATAG
- the rhaT gene encoding L-rhamnose/proton symporter RhaT, translated as MNTLIGLIIIAIGSLGQSSSYVPIKKVKQWSWESFWLVQGIFAWLVFPLLGALLAIPAGSNLFQLLSSGGALPSMAYGVLWGVGGLTFGLSMRYLGVALGQSIALGTCAGFGTLYPAIFSGKDLFHGEGLMLLIGVCITLAGIAVIGYAGSLRSKNMTEEEKKAAVKDFALTKGLLVALLAGVMSACFALGLDAGIPIKEAAIAGGVEGLYAGLPVIFLVTLGGFLTNAAYCIQQNIKNKTGKEYLSVDSKTLTNNVLFCALAGVLWYSQFFGLEMGKSFLLDSPVLLAFSWSILMSLNVTFSNFWGIILKEWKGASSATIGTLILGLVVLISSIIVVAMAQS; from the coding sequence ATGAATACACTGATTGGTTTAATAATTATTGCTATAGGTAGTTTGGGGCAAAGTAGTTCATATGTGCCTATTAAAAAAGTTAAGCAATGGAGTTGGGAAAGTTTCTGGCTCGTGCAAGGTATCTTTGCCTGGTTAGTATTCCCTTTACTAGGTGCATTACTTGCAATTCCTGCAGGTAGCAATCTCTTTCAATTACTAAGCTCTGGTGGCGCTCTTCCTTCAATGGCATATGGTGTGCTTTGGGGAGTAGGAGGTTTGACTTTCGGATTAAGTATGCGTTACCTTGGCGTTGCTCTGGGTCAGAGTATTGCTCTTGGTACCTGTGCCGGATTTGGAACTCTTTACCCAGCAATATTTAGCGGTAAAGATTTGTTTCACGGTGAAGGTTTAATGCTTCTTATCGGAGTATGTATTACTTTGGCTGGAATAGCAGTTATCGGATATGCAGGAAGTCTTCGTTCTAAAAATATGACTGAAGAGGAGAAGAAAGCTGCTGTTAAGGATTTTGCTTTAACAAAAGGGTTGCTGGTTGCTTTACTTGCTGGTGTAATGAGTGCTTGCTTTGCTTTAGGACTCGACGCTGGAATACCAATTAAAGAAGCTGCAATAGCAGGTGGGGTCGAAGGTTTGTATGCTGGTCTTCCGGTTATATTCCTTGTAACACTTGGCGGATTCTTAACCAATGCAGCATATTGCATACAACAAAACATAAAGAATAAGACTGGAAAAGAATATCTTTCTGTGGATAGCAAGACTTTAACAAATAATGTGTTATTTTGTGCACTTGCTGGTGTACTTTGGTATTCACAGTTCTTTGGTTTAGAAATGGGTAAAAGTTTCCTTCTTGACAGTCCTGTTTTATTGGCTTTCTCCTGGAGTATCCTAATGTCACTCAATGTTACATTCAGTAATTTCTGGGGCATCATTCTTAAGGAATGGAAAGGTGCCAGTAGTGCTACCATAGGTACACTTATATTAGGTCTCGTTGTGCTGATTTCGTCTATCATTGTGGTAGCAATGGCGCAATCCTGA
- a CDS encoding L-rhamnose isomerase: protein MKDELIKKAYDIAVERYAAVGVDVNKALEDLQKISLSLHCWQADDVVGFENPDGQLSGGIQTTGNHPGKARNIDEVRADILKAASYIPGTHRLNLHAIYGDFGGEFVDRDQIEPKHFESWMKWAKENNMKLDFNSSSFSHPKSGSLTLANPDKEIRDFWIEHTKRSRAIAEAMGKYQGSPCVMNLWIHDGSKDQTVNRLKYRELLKESLDEIFETKYDNMKDCIEAKLFGIGAESYTVGSYDFYLGYGAKNNMIVTLDTGHFHLTESVADKISSLLLYTPEIMLHVSRPIRWDSDHVTIMNDDTLDLAKEIVRCNALDRVNIGLDYFDASINRIGAYVIGSRATQKCFIQALLEPIAKLREYEANGQLFERLALLEEAKSLPWNAVWDMFCLQNNVPVGEEFIAEIQKYEADVTFKR from the coding sequence ATGAAAGACGAATTAATTAAAAAGGCTTATGACATTGCAGTTGAAAGATATGCTGCAGTTGGTGTAGATGTAAACAAGGCATTGGAAGATTTACAAAAGATTTCATTATCATTACATTGCTGGCAAGCTGATGATGTTGTTGGATTCGAAAACCCAGACGGACAGTTGTCAGGTGGTATTCAGACTACAGGTAATCATCCTGGTAAAGCACGTAATATTGATGAAGTAAGAGCAGATATTCTTAAAGCAGCTTCTTATATTCCTGGAACTCATCGTTTGAATTTACATGCTATTTATGGTGATTTTGGTGGTGAGTTTGTTGACCGTGACCAAATTGAACCAAAGCATTTCGAAAGCTGGATGAAGTGGGCAAAAGAAAACAATATGAAGTTGGATTTCAACTCATCTTCTTTCTCTCATCCAAAGAGTGGAAGCCTTACTTTGGCTAACCCTGATAAGGAAATCCGTGATTTCTGGATTGAGCATACAAAACGCAGCCGTGCTATTGCTGAAGCAATGGGTAAATATCAAGGTTCTCCTTGTGTTATGAACCTTTGGATTCATGACGGATCAAAAGATCAGACTGTTAACCGTCTTAAGTATCGTGAACTGTTGAAAGAATCTTTGGATGAGATTTTTGAAACTAAATATGATAACATGAAAGACTGTATCGAAGCTAAATTATTTGGTATCGGTGCTGAAAGCTATACAGTAGGTTCTTATGATTTCTACTTAGGTTATGGTGCTAAAAACAACATGATTGTTACTTTGGATACAGGTCACTTCCACTTGACAGAAAGTGTTGCCGATAAGATTTCTTCTTTATTGCTTTATACTCCTGAAATCATGCTTCACGTAAGTCGTCCTATTCGTTGGGACTCTGACCACGTGACTATCATGAATGATGATACTTTAGATTTGGCTAAAGAGATTGTACGTTGCAATGCACTTGATCGTGTAAATATTGGTCTTGACTATTTCGATGCTTCAATTAACCGTATTGGTGCTTATGTTATTGGTTCACGTGCAACACAAAAATGTTTTATTCAAGCATTACTTGAACCAATCGCTAAGTTACGTGAATACGAAGCTAACGGTCAGTTGTTTGAGCGTCTTGCTCTTCTTGAAGAAGCTAAGAGTCTTCCTTGGAATGCAGTTTGGGATATGTTCTGCTTACAGAACAATGTTCCAGTAGGTGAAGAATTTATTGCTGAAATCCAGAAATACGAAGCTGACGTAACATTTAAAAGATAA
- the rhaB gene encoding rhamnulokinase, producing MENKNFFAVDLGATSGRTILGTVKDGSIELRELTRFPNNIIEVNGHFYWDIFALYNEIVNGLKIVAKEKIEITSIGIDTWGVDFVCIGNDGEILRNPYSYRDPHTVGAPEEFFKKMPREKVYGLTGIQIMNFNTLFQLATVQKNNSSVLPVTDKILFIPDALSYMLTGKMVTEYTFASTSQMLNPETKQFDQELLDAIGIKKEMFNDIVYPGTVVGSLSKSVKEQTGLGDIPVIAVAGHDTASAVAAVPAENKNFAYLSSGTWSLMGIELDKPVVTKESYELNFTNEGGVEGTIRFLKNICGMWLLERCRKEWEKDFSYGELIDAALAAPAFKSLINPDAPCFANPVSMIDAIKNYCVKTNQPVPETFGEITRCIFESLALRYRQVLESLEKMSTYPIEKLHVIGGGSKNNLLNSFTSNALGLEVVAGPSEATAIGNVMLQAKAAGLVPDIQKMRELIRSSVEVNVFTPTDEELWGGAYAEFLKVYREDI from the coding sequence ATGGAGAACAAAAACTTTTTTGCCGTAGATTTAGGTGCAACTAGTGGACGCACAATTCTGGGCACAGTTAAAGATGGTTCTATAGAACTTAGAGAATTGACCAGATTTCCCAATAATATAATTGAGGTCAATGGACACTTTTATTGGGATATATTTGCTCTGTATAATGAGATTGTTAATGGATTGAAGATTGTAGCTAAAGAGAAAATTGAAATAACCTCTATTGGTATTGATACATGGGGAGTGGATTTCGTTTGCATTGGTAATGATGGTGAGATCCTTCGTAATCCTTATAGTTATAGAGACCCTCACACTGTGGGAGCTCCTGAAGAATTTTTTAAGAAAATGCCTCGTGAGAAAGTATATGGTTTGACTGGAATCCAGATTATGAACTTCAATACTTTGTTCCAGTTAGCAACTGTTCAGAAAAATAACTCTTCAGTATTACCTGTTACTGACAAAATTCTGTTTATTCCGGATGCATTGTCTTATATGCTTACAGGTAAGATGGTTACTGAATATACATTTGCTTCTACATCTCAGATGCTTAATCCGGAAACAAAACAGTTTGATCAGGAATTATTGGATGCTATTGGGATTAAGAAAGAAATGTTCAACGATATTGTTTATCCGGGAACTGTTGTTGGTTCTCTTTCTAAATCAGTTAAAGAACAAACAGGCCTGGGAGATATTCCTGTAATTGCAGTTGCTGGACATGATACTGCTTCTGCCGTTGCTGCCGTACCTGCTGAAAATAAAAACTTTGCATATTTAAGTTCTGGTACCTGGTCATTGATGGGTATTGAGTTGGATAAGCCAGTTGTAACCAAGGAAAGTTATGAACTGAACTTCACAAATGAAGGTGGAGTTGAAGGAACAATCCGCTTCCTGAAGAATATTTGTGGTATGTGGTTGCTTGAACGTTGCCGTAAAGAATGGGAAAAAGATTTTTCTTATGGCGAATTGATTGATGCAGCATTAGCTGCTCCAGCTTTTAAAAGCCTGATTAATCCAGATGCGCCATGTTTTGCAAATCCGGTTTCAATGATTGATGCGATTAAAAATTATTGTGTAAAGACCAATCAACCGGTTCCTGAAACCTTTGGTGAAATTACTCGTTGTATTTTTGAAAGTCTGGCTTTAAGATATCGTCAGGTATTGGAAAGCTTGGAGAAAATGTCAACTTACCCTATTGAAAAATTACATGTAATTGGTGGTGGGTCAAAGAATAATCTGCTTAACTCATTCACCTCTAATGCATTGGGCCTTGAAGTAGTAGCCGGACCTTCTGAAGCAACTGCTATAGGAAATGTGATGTTGCAGGCTAAGGCTGCAGGTCTTGTTCCCGATATTCAGAAGATGCGCGAATTAATTCGCAGCTCTGTTGAAGTTAATGTATTTACTCCAACTGATGAAGAGTTGTGGGGTGGAGCTTATGCTGAATTTTTAAAAGTATATAGAGAAGATATTTAA